One genomic segment of Capricornis sumatraensis isolate serow.1 chromosome X, serow.2, whole genome shotgun sequence includes these proteins:
- the LOC138070753 gene encoding melanoma-associated antigen 10-like yields MSELSKPEEDLQEPGEAQGPGAVQLLAAEVGEAPSDLASYPPASCSTPVAPLPREILNEMMANLMKFLLLKYRAKKLTSLAEMLNNVFRDNQEHFPVVFSQALEYLQLVFGVEVKEVDPTEHIYVMVPTLGLTCDEMLSDGQGLPKAGLLVLVLSVIMCSGDLAPEEAVWGALSRMRMYVGSEHCVFGEPRELLTQVWVGGGYLEYRQVPDSDPARYEFLWGPRAYAETSKEQVMAFVLRVRQRALRAFPLLSAEAVGEEE; encoded by the coding sequence ATGAGTGAACTCAGCAAACCCGAGGAAGACCTTCAGGAGCCAGGAGAGGCCCAGGGCCCTGGAGCGGTGCAGCTCTTGGCGGCTGAGGTGGGGGAGGCCCCATCTGACTTGGCCTCCTACCCCCCAGCATCCTGCTCCACTCCTGTGGCGCCCTTGCCCCgagaaattctgaatgagatgatgGCTAACCTTATGAAGTTTCTGCTTCTCAAGTATCGAGCCAAGAAGCTGACCTCCCTGGCAGAAATGCTGAATAATGTCTTCAGGGATAACCAGGAGCACTTCCCGGTGGTCTTCAGTCAAGCCTTAGAGTACCTGCAGCTGGTCTTtggtgtggaggtgaaggaggtggaTCCCACAGAGCACATCTACGTCATGGTCCCCACCCTGGGCCTCACCTGTGATGAGATGCTGAGCGAtgggcagggcctgcccaaggccggcctcctggtgctggtcctcaGCGTGATCATGTGTAGTGGAGACCTGGCCCCTGAGGAGGCAGTCTggggagcactcagcaggatgAGGATGTATGTTGGGAGCGAGCACTGtgtctttggggagcccagggagctgctgacccaagtgtgggtgggtggggggtacCTGGAGTACCGGCAGGTGCCTGACAGTGACCCTGCTCGCtacgagttcctgtggggtccccgggcctatgcggagaccagcaaaGAGCAAGTCATGGCATTTGTGCTCAGGGTCagacaaagggctttgagggccttcccactcCTGTCTGCAGAGGCTGTGGGGGAGGAGGAATAG